A window of Daucus carota subsp. sativus chromosome 2, DH1 v3.0, whole genome shotgun sequence genomic DNA:
GAAGATGATGGTGGTTTGCGGTGGTGGTTGTATAACTTTTGACTAAATTTTTggcataatttataatttcagttttataaaattgtatttaatttttgggTTTAATTGTctgcattaattttttttttccggtTACAATAGAGACAAATATTATCACGCAATATTATTTCCTTTTATAGTGATCGAGTCAtgtgtttatatttaaaattttgatattaactTTTTTAGTAATTGCTATAGTAAATTTAGTGTTTGATGTTTTACTTAGATTCCAAGTacattgtataaaaatttgaatttaattaaaatttcctTTATCATGTTAAAGTTGATTCTTTTGTACAAAtggaaattatttgaatttttttgaaaatgtctTGATTCTCATTTAATCGGTTAGtatgttaattgtgcctctATTGATAGCTaattttgtaccatttatgggcgGCCATGATTGATGACATATTATTGGCTTGTAAGGAGCAATTATGTGCCACTTTGTTCGCTGCAATATGTGCCATTTTGTTGGCTGCAATTATgtgccattttgttggcttgttaataattgttattttatatttttggtatattatttttttccttcGTGTCTCACCAAAGATCCATCTTTGGTTGAGACTTTAATTAATTTCCTTTTCACTACTTGAAATGATATACAcatgattttaataatattatttattggatatattatcttttattttttaatatatatatatatatatatatatatatatatatatatatatatataatcagtcATATATATGGACTTATATTCTTATGGtttcatttgtttatattttcaggatgcttggaagaagacgggtttttcttttcggacattaaagttttattatctaaatttctccggtcatcttgcatgtccgatggttagatgataagctctcttgaatgaaagaaCTATCACGGTGAATTGACGAATCATGTCGGTtaagatttattctcattttcaaaaaaaaaaaaacattcatAATCAACCATCTCAACAAATACTGTTCTCTTTCTttccccccctctccctcttCCCCTCCTCTCCCAATTCTTCCGATGAAAACTATGTTGATGCATAGTCATCAACACATCACTAGAAATGGTGTTTGAGTCATCTGAGGTTATGAGTCCGAAAGATCACGATTGTCAAAACTCATATCTAcggaaatttattaaaaaacaagaaaaacaagggTGATCTTTTTGATTCATAAACTTCATGATTATGATCATGCATGTGTTGTTTTGTATCCTTCTTTGTCATTTGTTAATCTATTTTGTCTGGATATGAGGAGAAATGTCGGAGCATAAAGAAAATGATGTAGCATGCCCTAGAGTTTTGTCTTTTTtggaaatttataaaaattgaattgaaCATTAAGAAATTTTGTGTGCGAAGCCCGAGCAAAAAACTAGTAATTTGCaaaatgttttttaaaaaaattagcaaaTTTTATGAAGTgataattttttaactaaacaaATGTAATAATTTCATCGTTCATATCGTTTTTTAATCATCACTTGaatgcaaataaaaaaatatttataaattttaaaatattagttttaaaactGAAATGACACCATTAAAACTGAAACCGTAATTTGTAAAACCAAGCCGAACCAATATTTTACGGTGTGATTTTGATCTTCGATTTTCGAAACCGTACTTGAATAATTACGTAAAAATCGCACCAAATCGCTTCATGCGCATCCGATCCCCTAATTAGGTATCTATCCTTAATTAGGTCTCAGCTCACTGAACTTGAACACAAATAAACAAACTCAAGTCGAGCTATTAGTGTGTGCGGCTCGAAGTAGGCCTGAGATTGGCTCAAACTTATTAACTTATTAAAACTCGGAAAAATGACATATattctgaaaatatttaaataattattctatctttctttgtcttttaagaatatatttataaaatatatagaagAAAAGTTGTGCTCGAATAATATAAGGTTTTATTTAATTGGATCAAGtttaattatatgtaattttgtaatatattactAGCTACTCGTGTTGGATGGAGTAGGctcaattcaatttttttttgttcggCTCGTAGTTAACGGGCTGCAAACACAAACCCAAACCCTAGATAGCAACTCCTCTTGGTTTGTTCTCCATAAATAGGACTCTATTCTTCACTCTCAAACACAAACCCTGATCTGCTCCTCTCTATCTAATCTTTTCCTAAAGGTACATTATTCTCTATAGCATGTGAATTATGTATATACTTCGATACTCTTCTATTTTACATCTTCTTGTGtgctttgttttagttttatttcttttataacGCTCTTTGATTTGTTTGTTCTTGCGTTTATAAATGCTAATCATGACTTGTaaacttgtttttaatttttgggtACTATATTTATGTTTCTCTGCAATTTAAAGAATTGACATGGATATGGATTTTGGATAGAGCATGTACTGGTTCGACTCGGAACATATGTTTTTggtttcaaaaatcaaaaatcacaaCCGTAACTAAACAATCGGTTTCGGATTGTAACACATGGACTGTAATTCTAAGTCAGCTGCTGGgttttattaaattaagataTTGCATAGTTCTAATGCTACGTCGTTTTGTATTTAGAATATTTGGGATCATGTGCCCAACAGAGCACTACTAagctgagattagggttagtTGAGGGTCAGACTTGAGCTGAGAATTTTCTTGTTTGTTTCTCCTATTCTGCTTCAGTACTTTTCTTATCAATGGAGTTTTCATTTTGCTTTTAAATactgcattttctcttctttacaGTGGTTACATTTGAGTATCCATTTTAGTCGGTTACAATTGGTATCAGACCCAGTCCCTCCTCAACTCTTATCCTCCATGGCTGAAGGCACTCGTATTCGTGCCTTGGATGACATGCTAGGTGTTCATGAGGGAAAGCTTGCAGAGATGGCTGAAGAACTCAGTTTGAACATGGAGCATGTCTCCAAATGTTTTGGTGAAGTTAACCAGCGGATCGATGGCCTGGGCATCCGCCTGGATAAGATGGATGGTAATTTTGAAGAGCTTAAACAGCTACTCTTAGGGATTCAACACAGCCGTAAGGAACACAACACCGAGCCACTCATTTCTCAAGCCTCCGAAAATGCTTCTGTAGCGACAAGCACTAACATGGTTTCCACCAGATCTGAGGTAAGCACTCTTGCTCAATTCTCTACTCCTCCTGTTTCTGTGGTCGCACCTCCGGTGTTCCCTCCTCACTCTTCTCCTTACACTGTGTTCATCCCTCACCCACACCAGCACTTTAAAACTTGGGTTCGGTTTATAGATATTGGGGAGAGTACAAGCCTGTTCGGCTCAGGACCATATGTCTTTGACTCTGCGGTGTTTTGGTTTTGAAAACCTTGGGTTATCGGTTCAGTTCCGGTTACAAAACCTGATGAACATGAAATTAAGCAAAAAAGATAAAGTACAACTTGAATAAATAAAGCGTAATGACCAAAATTGTGTTGAACGAAAGCGTTCGGCCCATGCTAAATTAATAGCATGGTAAATGAACTTATAAGCATTATGTTACTTTTCCGAATGTCAAGGCCATTGTGCAACCCAACTAGATTGATGGCTGAAGCTTTAAAATTTCACCTGCTTTTGCCCTTTTCCTATTACAGTAAGTGTCGTAACATTCCAGATTGTAGCATGGCTAaagttaaaactaaaaattaaaactattacTCAAGTTGCTAAGCAAAAGAGGAAAATTAAACCTATGTGTGAGAGTACATAGTAGTCCCAGGCAATAAGAATCGTAGAAAAAAGAGTTTACGAAGTATATAGTTATCTCTGGAATAGTTCTATATGATGCTTAGTTGGGTGTATTTGtccttttttgtttgtttgtttgtttgtttgtgatCTGATTATGAAtactaaagaaaaaaaaatccaccCGATCACTTGCTTTTTTATCAGCGGAAGGAAGGTGTGGCCAGACCCACTATGGAATTACCTCTAGAGATGGAGGCTAATGCTCTATCAAGATTGCCCATCAAGACAACAGTCCATTGCAAATGTGTATGCAAAAGATGGCGTAGTGTACTCTCAGACCCTTACTTTGTTGATCTGCATCTATCAAGATCACCTGCAGGGCTTATAGTTCAAGAGGGTAAAATCCTTAAAATGGGCGAAGTAAATGACAAATCTGACCAGCATGATATTCGCCATGACCCTCTAATGAGATTAAAAGTACCAGATGGCTCAGTCTTAAGTGGTTCAGTTAATGGGTTAATTAGTTTAAGGGATAGGTATGATGCTGGTGCGGCTCGTATATGCAATCCAGTTACACGAGAGTATATACTCCTACCATATAACAAGAACATCGAAAAATCAATTCCTATTATCCGCAGTTTTGAGCCTTATGAATTGTCAGGTTATGGGCTTGCGAGTTACGGCTTTGGATATGTTGAAGCCAGCAATGTGTACAAGGTAGTACACTTTTATGAAGGTAAGTTCTTTTCAACTGAAATCTCGGGTAAGTCAAAGTTCGAAATTTATAGTCTCGGAACAGGCAAATGGAGAAGTTTAGGAATTGTCCCCTTTTTAGTCTGTCATCAGGATGGTATATATGCCAATGGTAACCTTCATTGGCTAGCTTGTGTTCAGAAGGACAGACCTAATGAAATGGTGTGTACTTTTGACTTGGAGAAAGAATCATGTCAACTAACTGCTTCTGCTCCACAAGTTGGTGGGTATGTTGATTATAGGAGTTTGGGAATGCTTGGAGGGTGCTTGTGTATCTGCGATAATAGGTCAGACTCTGAACTTGTCCTTTGGGTGATGAAGGATTATGGAGTAAAGGAAAGTTGGAGTAAGGAAATCATCATTCAAGAATTAAATTTTGGTCTTCACTGTCGTACGTTTTATGTACTAAAAGTTTTGAAAGATGGGAGTATCTTGATGTTGTGTAGTGCAAACTTATTATTCACATATCATCCTGGAACTAAAATCTGGCAAGTAGTACCCTGTTTTAAGGAATATGAGATTCAGAGCATGTATGCATCAGTTTATGTCCCAAGTTTTATTAGCCTCAAGAGCTTCATGTTGGAAAATGTTTCCGGAGTTTAGCTATGAAAGCATCAAATGAATGTAAGGTCTGATCATGCAGCTCAGCTCTTTGGTTACTGGTTTAGTTATAAAGTTTAACTTGTTATTTTCCATCAAATCAAATGTAAGGTTTGAACAGTCAGCTTTGTCTTCCTTTAGTAGTTTAGTTATTAAGTTTAGTTGCTTTGCATTACAATGTAAGGTTTGAACCTGCAGCTCTGCTCTTTTGATTACTACTTTACTTATGAAGGCCCTTCCGTTGAATGATTACCATGTCCTGTAAAATGAGTTATTATGTCATAAAATTTTCATTGATATGGTGAAtggtttatataatttttttggatatacTTCCTATGTTTTGGTGACAAGAAAAATAGTTGAATTAAGATAACCGCATAGATATAATGGTGTAATATCGAATGTATAGGATTTTCCCAATGTCACTTCTTTCTCAAAATTTATTCTAATTAGTAACTCACCCTTCTTTGCAGAGTTGCAACTGCCATATTTTCATTTCTCATGCATAATTCATCATGTCATCCAAAATGTACACCCTCAAAACCAATGACTTGTTGATCCAGTGGGATCTCGCGCTCCCATAGGAAGGACCTTTAGTCTAGTGAGATCTCTGGCTCTTTCTATGATATCGATCGCCCGCTCCCTCTAGCAAGGACCTCTTGGTCTAGTGAGATCTCTTGCTCCCTTTATGATATCGAGAGTTCGAATCTTGTCAAAGACGAGCGAGAGTGTGAgtgcattaaatataaatgttttatttaCACTGTCAACCACTACAACGTCTGATTCTGCCGTAGCAGTACAAGTTTATAATTATTCCATGTGAAAAAATGGAAACAaaagtttaaatttcaaaaattcaataaatatttacatCAATTAATTGCTGAACAAACTTACGAATTTCTCCATCAGCCCCAGTTTTCACTCCAATGTTGGTCATTCTAATCATCGCTTTTCCGTTTCAATCCATCAAAACCACTTCCACCAATATATCTCTGCACAAAATTTTTTGTTGTACTATCCTGCCACAAGCTTTGATCAGATTCTAGAATTCACCGATTATTTTGAACATTTTTAAAGATAGAATGATCGAACTTGTCACCACTACCATAATCTGATGCAATTCGTTTACTTTTAGtgcctcaaagttaagagccactgCATATCTCTTAACTTATTTCTATCAATAAAAATTTCTTTCGCTCCAATTCATTCACTCTTGAGTTTTGAATTTAGAtctttgttatagtggagcccaatatgaataaaatatgatatagagaaaaatataaagagcattgttggagttcatgcTCTTAACTTTGTACCAAATTTACtaagaattatattttttatattatatttaggagtcaATTAGGAGGCTTTTGGAGATTCTCTTGAAAATAAACTAGAAtattagaggggtgtattggattgggattttaaagcatttttttgcattcatgaaatccgagggtattcgattgggattgtttgaaatccattaaaatcttgaggtattcaattgggattttaaattatgctacaaaatctggtggtattcaattgggattttaaattatgctttaaaatccgagggtattcgattgggattgtttgaaatccattaaaatctgatggtattcaaatgctgatggattttttttcatttcttaaaatgatggattttgtggcattcttcagtgtattttaagttttttgaaatcccaccaaattcaatgggattttgaagcattgtacctaaatcttatcaactctgcgacatttcgtcaagaatccgcacaaaatcaaaatcccatacaatccattaaaatccatagactaaaaacaatgcattaaaatctcaatcgaatacaccccgtttGAATTGATTGACCACGACAATATTtaagagaaaaagaaattagaaaatGTGAGTATTGAATTCTAGCCACAAAAAATGCATAAAAAATTTGAGCAATGATACTCAGCGTCAAAATTAGTGCCCCACTCACAAATTGGTCCCCTCATTTAGATCAGGTCTGACGTGTTAACGCTATAAAATGGCAGTATCGTAATTATCTTCTTTCACAAACTTCGACTAAAGAAATCTATACTATAACAGGATACTACATTCTTACAAGTTACATCTACATCCCCAGCTCAACCTATTAGTTTTTCTTTTACAAACAATCAatctcaatttttaattttgtacggACATTGAGATTTTGAGTGAAAAACGAATAAAGTTCGGTCATCACTTTGCGAGAATTTGATCATGTACAACTCTAGAGAAATGGATAGTCTTCTGTTTTCATCGAATTTCAGGTTCGCAACAGCAGCAGAATTTACGAAACCTAAAGATTTAATGCATTCGGAGCTGAAAAATTACAGAAGCCGTGATTTCGAAACGACGGGACAGAGGAAGGAAGAAGAGCAGAGCAGTGACTGTTTCTTGGAGGCTCTTTGTGCTGATACTGTTGGTGGACAACCTGGTAGGGCTGATTACTTGGACATGAAGGCTTCGAATATCGAGGAGGTGGATTTTAATGCGAGGTTTGGCGCTGGTGATTCTAAGGTCAATGGAGGCGAGAAGGAAGTTGTGGCGGATTCTGGTTATTTGGTTGCTTGTGGTGCGGGGAATATGTATAGTGATAATATGAGTCAAGTGAAGAGTCAGAAGAGTATTAGTAGTTCGAATTGCTCGAATTTGATTCGACATAGCAGTTCTCCTGCTGGATTTTTCGCAAATTTAGCTGATGAAATTGGTAAATTTTAACTTGTTATTGTTCTGAAATGTGAGCCTTCTTTGTTGAGTTTGTGTATGATTTTTCTATTGTTTATATCCTGAATAAGGAATTCGGGACTACTAGGTGCTTTCTCTACATATTATGAAAAGAGAAACTCAATTGGAGGATAAGCTGAGAATTCAGATTTTGAGTTCTCTGTGGCAAATAATTTGCTTGGCTGATAATTAAGCATTTTTGATGAGCATGGTTGAATATCCATGATGCTTGCTTGGTGTTCTTGGTactcatctttttgaattatatgttaTGATGACTTTGTTAGGCTGATAAGAACTTTATGATTAAATTCAGGATTCACTGAGACGAACGATGTTGGAAATTTCAGATCTGGTAGGGAGACTAATACAGAATTGAATTTCAAATCCGGTAGGCTGGGCGATTATATTGACATCTCATCTAAACGGTCTTCTCACTCGAGGTTTATGCCTCAGATTGCTGAAAGTTTAGATGAGAAAATTGAAATTAGTGATGGGTACTTGGCCAATGGACAGCATGGAGGAGATTCAAATAGGCTTTACGTCCCCAATTTACAGAATGATTCTACCTGCAACAGCTTAAAAAGGTACAGAGATGGTGAAGGGAAGATGTTAGCCGATATGAACGCAATGGATACACCGGTACTAATTAACAGCGTAGGTGAAAGTTCTTTATTTACTAATTGTGTTTGTTTCTAGTCACTcaactatatattttatttttttgttccaTCAGAATGATGATCCGAAGCATTACACTTCTGGTTTACTTCACCAGCTGAGCTTGCCAAACACTTTTGCTGAAATAACAACGATGGAGAACTTTGTGAACTTTCAACAAGACTCCACTCCTTGTAAGATCCGCGCCAAAAGAGGCTTCGCCACTCATCCACGAAGCATTGCAGAGAGGGTAAAGTCCAAGTATCCCTCTTTCAAAAATCTCAATTCTAAAATTCAGAGTGTGAGAGCTGTCCTAGTGGAAACGGGGCTTTGCCTTGATCCAAAGGGATCCTGCCTTCCTGGACATAAATCCTAGGCAGGCTAGGATGTCCTATAATACGTCTTTTCACCAAAAATctcaattcaaaaataattgacATGACCTATGCAACTTGATACTCATAACATTAAACTGCGCTCATGATTTGCAGGTGAGACGAACACGGATAAGTGCCCGAATGAAGAAGCTCCAAGATCTTTTCCCCAACATGGACAAGGTAACTTACAAGTGATGCActaaatttctttttctcataTTGTTTGAAGCTGACAAGTCACATTATTCTTGTCAACAGCAAGCAAATACAGCTGATATGCTAGACTTGGCCGTTGTCTACATCAAGGACCTCCAAAAAGAAGTGCAGGTAACCTCAAACTTCTGTCTCATTCAAGCGTACAAGACTCACCGATAAGCTTTGCTGGAAAACTAATCTACTTATTCATCGTGCAGACTCTGAACGAGACTCGGGCCAAGTGTACATGTCCGAGTATCCGAAAATGAAGCCTGAGCACCTCTCATCACTCATAGTCCATTAGATACCAGAAGAATATGGATTGTAAAAAACAGAACCAGATGGTTTCAATTAATAATGTAACTTCCATAAGTTGTTTTGCTTACTCGAGATATTGATTCGATATAAATAAAGAGAATATCCACCAAAAtctttatataattatgtatgtatgtttctcgaaaagattaatattttaatacaaacaGATCGGAACGGATCTGACCGAATACTCCAAAGCGAAAAAAACCGTTGGAGAGTCCCACTAGTTGTTGCACCAACAACTTTTGCCCCACTTTCACACAAAACCCCCATTAATTTACTATTATATTTCATACATATACAGAACTGAAGCATCTACTTTTTTCCGGTCATCAATCCGACCCGATCTGCGATCGATCGGGTGATTTGTGGAGTAAAATGTCGAATTTTCACGGCGATTTCAATCAGAAGATCGATTACGTCTTCAAAGTGGTGCTAATCGGAGACTCTGCCGTGGGTAAATCGCAATTGCTGGCTCGTTTCGCGAAGAATCAGTTTAGTTTGGACTCGAAAGCTACAATCGGCGTTGAGTTTCAGACGAGGACGCTTGTGATTGATCAGAAAACTATCAAGGCTCAAATTTGGGACACTGCTGGTCAGGAAAGGTAGTGATTTTCTGTTTAATGTTAAATCTGGAGACCGGagaattttattcatttttcgaGATTTCTTATTACTTACCTATCGAGTTTATAAATACTACATTGTCCTTGTTGTGTGGTAACTTTTAAGGAATCACTGATGCTCGTTATATGTTGATATGTTTGTTTACTTTCCTGCTGGTAGTTGTACTGGATTCATATGCAGTAATGATTATTTCTAGAGTGATAGGATTAAGGGAGTGTCATTTAGTTTAGTGTTATTTGTAGTAGTGAGCTTGTAAGAGATAGCTTCTTTGGGCACTGATAGGATTAAGGGAGTGTCGTTTGTTTGAAGCGGTTTTGTTATTATACTGTCTATGTGACTTCATGCCCGATGTTGTTTAGTGTGTAGGAATCTTTTATTGTGGTGCATATAGCCTTTGACATTGAATGTCTTCATTCCCTATGTTATCATTAATTGTGTAGGACACTTTATATAGGAATGTAGCCATGTAGGTAGTGTCTTGCGATACAAACCTTAAGGCAACGTCAATTTGATGTGTGATGTGTCCTATTACTACATTTCATCAATATGGAAATTATATTCCGACCGGTTAAAAGTTTATTTAACTTGCATTGAACGCCTACCACACAGCCACACCTTGTTCTTGTGGTTCTCTCATCGTTCTTACTGTCATTTCAGTTTAACAAGTTTGTTGCTTGCCTGTCAAATCATGATTCTTAGACAACGTTGGTGAATCAGCGATTTCAACAATAAAACAGTGCCGGACACTAGTTTTTTCTAAATTCAAAGCAACTAAGTATGTTTTAAAATAGCAGGCTGGGAgattttaaactaattttttatcaagtcaattaaaaaaaagaagtgGACATGGTgagttaaataatttaatatgagcATCCAGAGTCAAGTATCACCACTAGCATGACAAATGCAGAATAAAGCTATGCcccaattaattaaaagaaaatactCAAAAGGAAAGTTACGCCCTCAAATATCCAATAAACTCTTTCTAGTATTCCATAGAGCAAGCAATATTATTTCCATAAAATCATGCATATTTAGAGACATTAAGCACTGCACCCAAACCTTGTAACCCGTAACAATCTGTTTTACCTATACTAACAGAGAATATCATATACATATCCATAGTACTTAACCATCTAACTTTGACTTGCGTTGATAAATAGATATGACAGTAAGAAGCCGTAGTATTAGAAAATGAATCAAGAAATGAAAATTTACTTGAATTGAACATGAAAGCTTCAGCAAATAGAAATGTAGATTGTTTTTCTAGCCTATATCTATGAATATTTTTCCCTATGAAGTTTGGCTCTGTATAGATAGAAGTATTTTTTTGGTTCAATTAAAATAGACAATTggattttagggttttttaataaaaatataagctTAGCCTTTCTGGTCCAGTCCAGGGCTATAAAACCGATTTGATGATGCTCCTAGCTCATGTTTGAAAAGATTTACTTTAATAGTTTTTTAATGGTTTTTGAATAATTGGAACTTCTAGTTTCGGAGCTCAACTCATTATCCAAAGAGTGCAGCTTGAACATTCAGGCCGAAAATCCAAATTCTATCAGAAACCCTTCATTGTGGAGGATCTTAATACGACAATCTCATAGTAAAAGatctgttttaattttttttcttagatTGATATTGGGTGCTCACACTAAACTAAAATACTTTTTCTCAGTTGCTCTTATCGTTGGTGTTAGTTTTTtggatttattttgttttggttCAATACAGTAACTTATAAATTGGATTCCTATAGCTCCCATCCTTTGTTTAGAATTTcttctttctcataattaaacaGTGAGTTCTACTATATAAGAGACTGTCATTTGCAGGAAATGCTAGATAGTTGGTTTGTATCTGTCTTTTGTTGAGTTACTTTTACTTCTTGATAGATAATTGAATAAACAATCTTTTTTTAATGTCTTAGAATACAGTTATACGACATATTGACAAATCAATAACAATAAATTGGTTGTGATATTGCAgtacaagaaaaaaaaagttcagAAAGAATGTACACAATCTGAGATTCACAATCTGCACAAATAATAGTCATGTAGGTGAATACTGGGATGCTATTGTTATCTAAAGTTACCAGATTTCATGTTTGGTACAGATTTTTTAGGTCAACATTTGTTGAATTTTAATAGTGAGCAATATGAaagttacaaaaaaaattag
This region includes:
- the LOC108209656 gene encoding transcription factor bHLH130 isoform X2 yields the protein MYNSREMDSLLFSSNFRFATAAEFTKPKDLMHSELKNYRSRDFETTGQRKEEEQSSDCFLEALCADTVGGQPGRADYLDMKASNIEEVDFNARFGAGDSKVNGGEKEVVADSGYLVACGAGNMYSDNMSQVKSQKSISSSNCSNLIRHSSSPAGFFANLADEIGFTETNDVGNFRSGRETNTELNFKSGRLGDYIDISSKRSSHSRFMPQIAESLDEKIEISDGYLANGQHGGDSNRLYVPNLQNDSTCNSLKRYRDGEGKMLADMNAMDTPNDDPKHYTSGLLHQLSLPNTFAEITTMENFVNFQQDSTPCKIRAKRGFATHPRSIAERVRRTRISARMKKLQDLFPNMDKQANTADMLDLAVVYIKDLQKEVQTLNETRAKCTCPSIRK
- the LOC108209656 gene encoding transcription factor bHLH130 isoform X1, with protein sequence MYNSREMDSLLFSSNFRFATAAEFTKPKDLMHSELKNYRSRDFETTGQRKEEEQSSDCFLEALCADTVGGQPGRADYLDMKASNIEEVDFNARFGAGDSKVNGGEKEVVADSGYLVACGAGNMYSDNMSQVKSQKSISSSNCSNLIRHSSSPAGFFANLADEIGFTETNDVGNFRSGRETNTELNFKSGRLGDYIDISSKRSSHSRFMPQIAESLDEKIEISDGYLANGQHGGDSNRLYVPNLQNDSTCNSLKRYRDGEGKMLADMNAMDTPVLINSNDDPKHYTSGLLHQLSLPNTFAEITTMENFVNFQQDSTPCKIRAKRGFATHPRSIAERVRRTRISARMKKLQDLFPNMDKQANTADMLDLAVVYIKDLQKEVQTLNETRAKCTCPSIRK
- the LOC108208839 gene encoding F-box protein CPR1; this translates as MAEGTRIRALDDMLGVHEGKLAEMAEELSLNMEHVSKCFGEVNQRIDGLGIRLDKMDGNFEELKQLLLGIQHSRKEHNTEPLISQASENASVATSTNMVSTRSERKEGVARPTMELPLEMEANALSRLPIKTTVHCKCVCKRWRSVLSDPYFVDLHLSRSPAGLIVQEGKILKMGEVNDKSDQHDIRHDPLMRLKVPDGSVLSGSVNGLISLRDRYDAGAARICNPVTREYILLPYNKNIEKSIPIIRSFEPYELSGYGLASYGFGYVEASNVYKVVHFYEGKFFSTEISGKSKFEIYSLGTGKWRSLGIVPFLVCHQDGIYANGNLHWLACVQKDRPNEMVCTFDLEKESCQLTASAPQVGGYVDYRSLGMLGGCLCICDNRSDSELVLWVMKDYGVKESWSKEIIIQELNFGLHCRTFYVLKVLKDGSILMLCSANLLFTYHPGTKIWQVVPCFKEYEIQSMYASVYVPSFISLKSFMLENVSGV